TTGCACAACCAGCTATGTGTATAGCATCATGGTAAGTTTTGCGGTTGTAATTATTCGTTGCCCGATTCAAACTACTTACTATCAAACTATATATAGCATCACCCCAATTGTATATATTTAGTTCACTAATGTTATCTAATTTACTAAAAGGGACACTGTTTATCACATTACCATtcctaggaaaataaaatatcccaaatgttaatatataaacaacctacaaaaattgtcaacactttttttggttttaaattttttatcccTCAACTTTTCCATTATACTTAAAGTTATGATGTCCTCATCCCTAAACAAGTTACTGACAATGCCACCAAcatcattttctaaattaatattttcaccAACATTGGACAAAcctaaaaaaaacacacatccTCAACTGTAAAAGGGACTAAATTCTCCGTAATCCTAAAAGTCTTATGTACCACATCACACCTACTAACTAATTTTAGAAGAATGGGGCTAGAAATAACGATATTGTCAATCAAAtcgattaaaaatttaaaaagtgtcAACTTTAATCTTTCCTCTGGAAAGGATGATAGGGAACCATTCAATTCAACTATAGGTTGGGTTTGTACTCAATGCCTAACTCTAACCATACCCTACAAGTATAAATCAAAGCATATCTTAGTACACTGAATACAACAATCTacctattaaatattaatttaaacactTACAACATACTTACTGGCACATTTTTCAAAACACAATCAACATCATTAAATAATGAGAGTGACAAGTTCACTTTAATATATTGgtaaaataatatgtatttaactaatatatttaactcattcgtATCATCAGATTTTTCACTCAATTATCCAAAATAACACATTAACAATGCAATCACCTAATGACAACATGACACACCAAACAATTTAAAGACAATACCAATGCATAAAACATATCCCTTTCATTTTCATACATATGTGCATgttcaaacatattttacagACATCCCCAATTCAACCCTTCATCCCATGCACCATAACATAGAGTCATATAATGTACCAAACATATTTTATCATGCATTctacttaacttttttttttttggaaaacaaGTGTGTACATAAGACCTATCATAATAGACCATTCAAATTACTTTATTCAATATCTAGTATGTCTTAACAAAGGATAATCATGGAATCGGGTTCATGTATAAGTCTAGTTCTTTCATTTAAGcagtcatattttattaaaacagaTTCTTGTATAAGGCTAGAGCCAAAAGAATCAGATATATCATACTCCAGCTGAACAAAAAGCTTATATTAGCAATTCAAAGAGTAACAAACCCCAATCAAACACTCAAGGAAAAAGTTAGCTCTCCTTACATCTTAACATTCACAAAATACACCTATCAACAATTCAGGCACATTTTGCCAATGTTGTTCCAACAATATGCAATACAATAGACATTGTCATTATCAACATCTTCAAACATAATCAACCAAGTTcattatcaatatataaatgtCACTacgaacatttttatttaatatccaTAGCACTCATTCAACTATAGATTTATTATCACCAAAAtggcaaaaatattaacaaaccTAAAACAATGTTACAGTTATTCTCCCATCATATAAACACACATAACAACatcttataataattaacaaagTCAAACAGATTCAGTACTATAGTATCAAGTGATTTCATATCATTTACAACTTTAAACGCCCATCTTACATTAGACCAAATTTGCATTATAAAGCTTTTTTTATTCAACCActttcacaaatttaaaattacctAATAAGTAATTTACTTCAGCTACAAATCACTAAAGTTGTGTTTTTAAAATCTGAACAACGGATAATAGCAAATATACCCCTTTACCCTTATCTGATGCCACTTAAACCCCATCTGACTTTGACTTCAACATGGcacatcatattttaaattacttgatCAAATGCAAAATCAAGGTCAATTGAATGTGCAGAGTATATAAAGGGGATTTGTTGTTTCTGAACAGTGCAAAGCAAAGAACTTGCAAAGTTGAATTCTCAATTACACTAGCTTGGGAAGTggggaaggaaacaaaaacTCTTAAATGATGGTCTAAGTTGCGTTCataattgtattgtattttacACTATGCAACGGTGTTCATTATGATTCAAAGTATATCTTCAGctacataaacataaacatatgaTTTATACTCAAGATTTTAGACAACATTATGGATGATAAAGTGTTACTGTGTGTTTGGCAAGACCCTCTCGGTTTTGTTTGGCAAGACCAAAATCACCAACTCCTGCCCTCGTATCCGCATCAAGTAGAATATTGGTGGCTTTGATATCCCTCTGCAAAATTGCAGGTTTAACTCCATAGTGCAAATCAGCCAACCCCTTTGCCACATCCTAGATTATGATTTTCCTCTCAGGTCATCTCCATCATCCCCTTGCTTTCGGAGAGTCCGATGACATAAGATTCCTTTGCTTCCCCTTTCATTAGAATTCTCACTCTGCTCACCCTCCTCAGCCACACAACAGCCTCTCAAAGGCACCAGGTTCCTAATAATTTCCACCTCATTACAgattccaaaattattttaactgcCACCACAGTCCCATCAGGCAAGGTTCCTTTGTAAACCAACCCAAACCCACCACGACCAATGAAGTTCTTACATGAAAAATTATTAGTGTCTTTCTCAAGCTCCCCAACAAAGAAACAAATGGACCCCGTTTTAGGCCTCAATCTACCCCGCTAAAATAACACATACGTGTTGTCTACACATAGGGACAAATAAATGGGTCTGTGACCCCAACTGCTGAAAAGGGTAAAACTACGACagaaaaaatttgaaaactccTACCTCAAAGTCACAAAAGATAGAAGCCAGAAAAATCAAAACGCCAAATAGAGACCTCCACAACCCTCAACTCCAGAGACATTAGattcaatttattataacttgaattctatttatattatcataaatatcATTTAGTTGTGGCAAGAATTTAATAAGTTACGGAGGGAATGCATGTGAAGAGTTTCCCATATAATAACCAAAGCCAAACTTTTAGTGCAAGAATGACGAGGAGGATATCTTAACAAAAAAACTACATTACTCATATACTGAATTACTGATCTCAGTCGAcctcaatatataaaaaaacaaatcaaaaatgatattttaggaacgaaaaatgaaatatagttAACGGCGAATCTTAAATAGAGTTAAAACAAATAGAGGCGGCGTATTTAGTTGGCATAGTGAGACAGAGCACCCACACTAGGTAGCCATGATTTTCTGACGCTTTTTGGATTCTTGAGCAATGATTTCCTTCTGTGTATCCATGGCATTTTTATTGACTACAGTGTTACTGCTCATTGTGGGCCCATGCACCTTTTCAAGCTCATGCAGCACATTGTCTATATCAAACGCAAGGCGCTGAACAAGGGTACGTGAAAACTCAGCCCTGATCACCACACGGAGAACATTGATGTGTTGAGCAGCAGGCGGCATTGGGTAAGCTGGAACTATCCAACCGTGACGCCGCAACATCTCTGATATTTTGTACTCATCATACTGCCTTCTATCTTTCAGAGAAAATGCCACCACTGGAACACCATCGTCTTTGGAGAGTATGTTAAAGCGTCCACTCTTCTCTATATTTTCCTTCAGCACCATCGAATTTTCTCTGCAGTTCTCCATTATGCTCCGATAACCCTACAGTTAATTCAACAACAGAGGTAAGCGTACATATCCAAGTTCATCAAATCTTTCTAAGAGAAAATGGTTCATCCACCCTGTTGTAgccattttttatatttcacttgGATCATTGTGATGGATTGTTATTCATATGTTACCTTGATTAGACATATAAGATTGGATTTGTTGTAATAATTAGAGTCTTGGAATTAGAGGGGCTATCAATCTAACTGATAAGTCCAAGTATATGAACTCACCTCTTGGCCAAGGCGAACTAGCTGATAATATTGAGCAATGATCTGACTAGAACCTGTAAGTGAAGATAACAAGGTAAGCATATGGTATAATTATATATGCAATGAAGGTGTGGAAGGAACAAACATAGATTGTAAAGAAGGACCTTTGGAGAAATTGAGGGTGAAGGTGGGTTGGTCAGCTCCAAGGTAATTGATATGGAAAACAAGGTCTTCTGGTAAGTCATCCTTTGTCCTCCAAATAACCCAACCAATACCAGCATAAACAAGCCCATATTTGTGTCCACTCACATTTATGCTCTTCACCAATGCCAGCCTGAAATCCCATTCCAGCTCTGGATATAGGAATGGAGCAANGAAACCACCACTTGCAGCATCCACATGAATAGGAGTATCCCATCTGTCATCTCACAACCTTACCAATTTAGTAACACTTTAATTCATGACTatagctaattaattgcataatATTACTCACCCAGTTTGCTTATTCTTTTGTAGCAGCAAGTCATTCAAGAGTTTCACGTCTTCNAACTCCCCATTGTATGTTGAACCCAATATTGAAGCCACACAAATAGTGTTTTCGTCAACCAGCTCGACTGCTTTGGCAGGATCCATAACGTAGTATCCTTCTCTCACCTCCACTTCCCTCAACTCCACCTCAAAGTACCTTGCAAATTTCTCCCAACATACTTGTACATTGGAGCCAGTCACCAAATTAGGCTTATCATAAGGCTTGCCTTCTGCCTTACGCTTGTTCTGCCACTTCTTCTTGAATGCAAGTCCTGCCAGCATTATTGCTTCTGATGAGCCAACAGTTCCTGCTCCAATCGCATTCTCATCTTCTCCAATGTCAGCATGGAACAAACGTGCTATCATATTCACACACCGATTCTGAGGGAGTGGAAAAAATTATTGAGCAAGTCAAACACCAAAACAATATAATACCTCTTTGATATTCgaaatataaaaagtgaaaaggaaaatagattGATTATGAATACGTACGTGAAGATCAGTAGTGATAGGATATTCGTCCATGTCAACATAGTTCTTGTTGATGGATTCCATGATGAGTTTGTTGCACTCTTCCTCCATGGAAGTGGTGACAAAGGAAGCCAAGTTAAGCTTTGGAATGGCATCAAGTTGCAACTCATCGTGAATGTTCTGGTAGGCAGCCTCCTTTGGCATGGAGTCCTCAGGCATACTGAACCTACATCACCAAAAATAGCACTTGATGAAGTATCTCCccagaaagaaaatgaaagtaaagAGAAGTCAAAGATTTAATAATGAACACAACAAAATGAAGAGGAGTGTATATACCTGGGAAGAGAGTCCCTAACATAGCGAGATGCAAAATTGGAATGAAGAAAGAGGTCAGACTCAGAAGCAGGTTTTGGAAAAACCATGGTGTTGGAATATGTTGGTGATCTTAATAAAG
The Vigna radiata var. radiata cultivar VC1973A unplaced genomic scaffold, Vradiata_ver6 scaffold_389, whole genome shotgun sequence genome window above contains:
- the LOC106780013 gene encoding glutamate decarboxylase 4; this translates as MVFPKPASESDLFLHSNFASRYVRDSLPRFSMPEDSMPKEAAYQNIHDELQLDAIPKLNLASFVTTSMEEECNKLIMESINKNYVDMDEYPITTDLHNRCVNMIARLFHADIGEDENAIGAGTVGSSEAIMLAGLAFKKKWQNKRKAEGKPYDKPNLVTGSNVQVCWEKFARYFEVELREVEVREGYYVMDPAKAVELVDENTICVASILGSTYNGEXEDVKLLNDLLLQKNKQTGWDTPIHVDAASGGFXAPFLYPELEWDFRLALVKSINVSGHKYGLVYAGIGWVIWRTKDDLPEDLVFHINYLGADQPTFTLNFSKGSSQIIAQYYQLVRLGQEGYRSIMENCRENSMVLKENIEKSGRFNILSKDDGVPVVAFSLKDRRQYDEYKISEMLRRHGWIVPAYPMPPAAQHINVLRVVIRAEFSRTLVQRLAFDIDNVLHELEKVHGPTMSSNTVVNKNAMDTQKEIIAQESKKRQKIMAT